One Methylocaldum marinum DNA window includes the following coding sequences:
- a CDS encoding OmpA family protein has translation MSRRTLLDPDGLDGLFAAVDRGASDDGSAGHGEKPATTGEILPAGRFSYRTLAVGVVAVCLVMALLVTRLGLMRDTAVPADSAALQPQPTHLTDTLRTQPPEMQPVEPGHIEARELPPIPEGVGSAEAFPPVMPSTPTAETGTAVVDRRQTPAEPARGDGAGISAAGPAASPVSPAPSDAGPELSPYTLRFRFNSVTLGNLTPAERSALVAFAKTCRGVIRIIGHTCRLGPDEINRQVGLVRARAVRDFLRSEGMADRTILIDSAGENQPVAPNESTRGRAENRRAEVFCSAGAVS, from the coding sequence GTGAGCCGTCGGACATTGCTCGATCCGGATGGGCTGGACGGGCTATTCGCTGCGGTGGATAGAGGCGCGAGCGACGACGGAAGCGCGGGCCATGGAGAAAAGCCGGCAACGACGGGGGAAATACTTCCGGCCGGCCGCTTTTCGTATCGCACCCTGGCGGTCGGCGTCGTCGCTGTCTGCCTCGTCATGGCACTGCTGGTCACCAGACTGGGCCTCATGAGGGACACCGCCGTGCCCGCGGATTCGGCTGCGTTGCAACCCCAGCCGACTCATTTGACGGACACCCTGCGCACCCAACCGCCTGAGATGCAGCCGGTCGAACCGGGGCATATCGAAGCCCGGGAGCTTCCCCCCATCCCTGAAGGCGTGGGTAGCGCAGAGGCATTTCCTCCGGTCATGCCGAGCACGCCGACGGCGGAAACCGGCACCGCCGTCGTCGACCGGCGCCAAACCCCCGCGGAGCCGGCGCGGGGAGATGGGGCGGGGATTTCCGCTGCAGGCCCGGCCGCATCTCCCGTTTCGCCGGCGCCGAGTGATGCCGGTCCGGAGCTTTCACCCTATACTCTGCGTTTTCGCTTTAATTCCGTCACCTTGGGGAATCTGACGCCAGCCGAACGCAGCGCCTTGGTGGCTTTTGCCAAGACATGCCGGGGCGTTATCCGAATCATCGGCCACACCTGCCGTCTGGGGCCGGATGAGATCAATCGCCAGGTGGGTTTGGTGCGTGCCAGAGCCGTCCGGGACTTTCTTCGAAGCGAAGGCATGGCTGACCGAACAATCCTGATCGATAGCGCCGGAGAGAATCAGCCCGTTGCTCCCAACGAAAGTACCAGAGGCCGTGCGGAGAATCGGCGGGCGGAAGTATTCTGTTCGGCAGGTGCTGTTTCGTAG